Genomic DNA from Opitutaceae bacterium:
GTTGCCAACATGGTCTGGTACAACTACCGCCGCATCCCAGCCGTCACGCTGGCCAAGCAGTTGATCGATGAAGGCAGACTCGGACGCGTGTTTCACTACCGCGCCAAGTTCCTGCAGGACTGGACGATCTCAGCGGACGTTCCCCAGGGAGGCCCGGGCACCTGGCGCCTTGACGTTTCCGTGGCCGGCAGCGGCGTGACGGGAGACCTGCTCGCGCACTGCATCGACACCGCGCTCTGGCTCAATGGGGGCATCAAGTCGGTGACGGCGACGACGGAGACCTTCGTCAAGCAGCGCAAGCACGCCGAGACCGGCAAGATCGCAAAGGTTGGCATCGATGACGCGAGCCTGTTTCTCGCCCGCTTTGCCAATGGCTCGCTGGCGACTTTCGAGGCGACGCGTTATGCGCGCGGGCACAAGGCGCTCTACACCTTTGAGATCAACGGCGAGCATGGCTCGATCTTCTGGGACCTTCATGATCTCCATCGACTCCAGTGGTTCGATCACCGCGACACCGGGATACTCCGCGGCTGGCGTTCGATCCACGTCTCCGACGGTGACCATCCGTACATGAAGCGGTGGTGGGTGCCGGGACTCCAGATAGGCTATGAGCATTCGTTCGTGCACCAGGTGGCTGACTTCATCGAGGGAATCGAATCTGGAAAACCCGCTGCGCCAACTTTCCGTGACGGCCTTGCGACGGACT
This window encodes:
- a CDS encoding Gfo/Idh/MocA family oxidoreductase, whose product is MKTLNVGMIGYGFMGRAHSNAFRRVNNFFPLDHQVVLKAACGRDGAKTQAFADTWGYESVETDWRRLIDRADIDVIDIAAPNNVHAEIALAAAKAGKMILCEKPLAMNSPEALKMVKAVEKAKVANMVWYNYRRIPAVTLAKQLIDEGRLGRVFHYRAKFLQDWTISADVPQGGPGTWRLDVSVAGSGVTGDLLAHCIDTALWLNGGIKSVTATTETFVKQRKHAETGKIAKVGIDDASLFLARFANGSLATFEATRYARGHKALYTFEINGEHGSIFWDLHDLHRLQWFDHRDTGILRGWRSIHVSDGDHPYMKRWWVPGLQIGYEHSFVHQVADFIEGIESGKPAAPTFRDGLATDYVTDAVLSSARTGRWVNVRSA